GGATTAGTGTGAGGGAAAGGGATTGGTGTGAGGGAAAGGGATTGGTGTGAGGGAATGCATTTTGTTTGAGAAATGCATAGGCCTACCGGTAAAAGCTGTCATCAACTATCAAGTTGTACTCGTAACACTGCTTGTGGGCTTCAGAGGGAAATTGACAATTTACAGTCATCGGTGTCAAGACTGTCATCTTTTTCGTTGTCCATTTTGATATGAAACACAAGAATACAATCATTAAGGCAACGGGATGAGATTAAATATATGGATGTTTATAAAAACCACACATGGTTTGGTCCCATTCCATTCGCGCCTTTCCAGCCATTTTTATgaaccgtcctcccctcagcagcctccgctGATCTCTACATGGGATGGTCGATGAAAGATCTAAATAATGTTTCCAATCAATACAATAGTATTTATTAGGTTTAAGCCTACCGGTCATTTATTTCTCGGTGAGTAGCCAAATCACTATTGcccagaaaaacacattttattcCATTATAAAAACCCATTACTTCCAGCGTAGCCAATTGGTCAATATCAAGAAAGTGATGCAAATAGGGAATATAGGATATAGCCTAATGTCAATCAAACATTGTCACCAATCCTTGTGCGTTCAGGGCAGGGCATCTAGAAGCGGTCACAATATAAATCCTGTAAGAACTGCAATTGTCAAGACGCTTTGAGCGACCCCACCAAGACAGCTACATTGTCAATGTGTGTGATTATGCGATGATGGGAATGGCGCATAGCAATCGCTGCGCTCTTATCATTTCAAACTAACCTGAGGATGTATTGGAAGCAGAGTGAACGACTCCAACCCTGATTTGAAGTTGGATAGTCTACATGAATCACTTGAATTTAATAACAGAAACGATGACTGAAGGAAACAACAGCAGTGTAGGCCTACTGAATCGGTCCTTGACGGATCTGGACCGGTTCAGTAGCCTAGAGGACATCGACGTGACAGCGGACGGGACTCCGATTTTGAGGGTGTTCATCTGCGTCGTTTACTCGGTGGTGTGCGCTGTGGGCTTGGTGGGCAACTTACTGGTGCTGTTCTTTATCAGAGTGAAACAAGAGCGGAAAAAATCCAGAATCAACTTCTTTGTACTTAACTTGGCAGTGACGGACTTCCAGTTTGTATTGACTCTACCGTTCTGGGCAGTGGACACCGCACTTGACTTCAGCTGGCCGTTTGGAGACGCCATGTGCAAAATCATCAGCTCCGTCACGGTTATGAACATGTACGCGAGCGTGTTCTTTCTGACTGCAATGAGCGTCACCCGATACTGGTCCGTCGCCTCCTCTCTAAAGGACCGAACTAGGCAAAAGTCCTGCTCTGCCAAATGGATTAGCGTGGTTCTTTGGGTATCCGCAACAATTGCGACTGCACCAACATCCATGTTCTCAACCGTGACAAATGTAGCGGGGGAAAAACTATGTTTGCTTAAGTTCCCTGATGGACAATATTGGTTAGCAGTTTATCACCTTCAGAAAATTATATTTGCATTTGTTTTACCCATGGCCATTGTTTCAGTCAGCTACATCATGCTTTTGCGATTCGTCCGCAACCGTAGTATGAAAACAAACACCAAACGGACATCACAAGTCACCAAATCTGTCACCATCGTcgtcctctccttctttctttgcTGGATGCCAAATCACGCCATCACATTCTGGGGCGTCCTTGTGAAATTGAATGCTGTGCATTGGGATAAATCGTACTACCTAGTTCACACTTACGTATTCCCTGTGACAGTCTGTCTTGCGCACGCCAATAGCTGTCTAAACCCTGTAATTTATTGCCTAATGAGGGAAGAGTTTAGAAAGAAACTGAAAGATTTGTTATATGGCGGATAGTCACTTTACGCAGTGGAAGAATCGGTTGCCGTTGCCATTACGCACGCGCTCCCTGTTGCATAATGTACCCTATAGGGCTCACGACATGGGTGTACTGTAATAGGCGAATGCAGTATGCTCTGTTGGtggaaaaaaaatcacaaaaCGGGCATGGACAAGCACTAAAACAAACGGTCACAATGATACAATGATAATGGCTACCAAAATTGCGCATGAGGCAATTCTGCCTGTTATGATTCCTCCTATCCAAGTGCTGTTTTATTCCCGGAAAGTTATCATTAAACGATAAAGAAACCGCCCGGACAGTCGTCATTAAACGATAGAGAAACCGCCCGGTCTGTCATCTTTAAACGTTAGAGAAACCGCCCGGACAGT
Above is a window of Oncorhynchus masou masou isolate Uvic2021 unplaced genomic scaffold, UVic_Omas_1.1 unplaced_scaffold_2384, whole genome shotgun sequence DNA encoding:
- the LOC135533434 gene encoding relaxin-3 receptor 1-like, which translates into the protein MNHLNLITETMTEGNNSSVGLLNRSLTDLDRFSSLEDIDVTADGTPILRVFICVVYSVVCAVGLVGNLLVLFFIRVKQERKKSRINFFVLNLAVTDFQFVLTLPFWAVDTALDFSWPFGDAMCKIISSVTVMNMYASVFFLTAMSVTRYWSVASSLKDRTRQKSCSAKWISVVLWVSATIATAPTSMFSTVTNVAGEKLCLLKFPDGQYWLAVYHLQKIIFAFVLPMAIVSVSYIMLLRFVRNRSMKTNTKRTSQVTKSVTIVVLSFFLCWMPNHAITFWGVLVKLNAVHWDKSYYLVHTYVFPVTVCLAHANSCLNPVIYCLMREEFRKKLKDLLYGG